Within Sphingobium sp. SCG-1, the genomic segment GCAGGCGGCGAGGCGTGCCGATCCAGGGTGACCATCAACTTCGCAATCAACTTAAGCTGCCCTTCGCCCCCACAGGCGCGCAGCAGCGCAGCATGAACGAGATCGAAGGCGACATGGCGCAGGCCACGCCGATGCTACGCCTGCTTCAGGGTGATGTGGGGTCGGGCAAGACTTTGGTTGCGCTGATGGCGCTCCTCAATGCGGTTGAGGCCGGGATGCAGGGAGCGATGCTGGCGCCGACCGAGATTCTGGCCCGCCAGCATTTTGCAACCTTGCAGAAGATGCTGACCGGCCTGCCCGTCAATGTCGCGATCCTCACTGGACGCGAAAAGGGCAGGGCGCGCGAATCCACGCTGATGGGGCTGGCGGACGGGAGCATCCATATCCTCGTCGGCACGCATGCGATCTTTCAGGAGGCCGTGCAATATAAGGCTTTGGCGCTCGCCGTGATCGACGAGCAGCATCGCTTTGGCGTTGCGCAGCGCATGATGCTCTCGGCCAAGGCGGAGCGGACGCCGCATCTGCTGGTGATGACCGCGACGCCCATTCCGCGCACGCTGACGCTCACTTATTATGGCGAGATGGACGTGTCCCGGCTGGACGAGATGCCGCCCGGTCGCCAGCCGATCGAGACGCGCGTGGTGTCCGCCGAACGCGTGGATGAAGTGGTCGAGGCGCTTGGACGCCATATAGCGGCAGGCGGCCAAGCTTACTGGGTGTGCCCGCTGGTCGAGGAGAGCGAAGTCAGCGACCAGACGGCGGCTGAGGTGCGCGCGGAAACGCTGCGGATGCGTTTCGGTGACGCGATTGCCATGGTGCACGGGCGGATGAAGGGACCGGAGAAAGACGCCGTCATGGACGCTTTCTCCCGGAACCTGACGAAGGTTCTGGTGGCGACGACGGTAATCGAAGTCGGGGTGGATGTGCCCAATGCGACCTTGATGATTATCGAAGGTGCCGATCGTTTCGGACTGGCGCAACTGCATCAACTTCGCGGGCGAGTAGGGCGGGGCGATAAGGCGTCGGTGTGCCTGCTTCTGCGCGGCAATGCGCTGTCCGAGACATCGCGGGCGCGGCTTGCCCTGATGCGGGAGACCAATGACGGGTTCCGCATTGCAGAAGAAGATTTGCGGCTTCGCGGTGCGGGCGAATTGCTGGGCACGCGGCAATCGGGTGAAGCGCAGTTGCGGTTGGCGACGCCGGAGCATCTGGCGGACCTGATTGACTCGGCGCGGGACGATGCGCGCCTGCTGATCGAGAGGGACGGCGGCCTCGACTCGCCGCGAGGTCAGGCGGCCCGGACATGCCTATATCTGTTCGAGCGGGACGCCGCGATCGGCTTGCTGAGAAGCGGCTAACCGGCGTCGCCACTATCATCCCACGCGATGTCTCTGAAACGTCATCATGATTACACACAATCGACACGGCTAAGACCTTAGCCAGTCATGCAGCCCTGCCAATGCCGCTGCGACCACGCCGCTAACGTGGGACGTAATCACAGGGGAAATACCATGTCCTATATTACCGATGAGGCGCGTGCCGCCTCGCGCGCCGCGCTGCCCACTATTGATATGGGCGACCAGACCCTTGAAGCCATCGTCGCGGCAAATCCGGCCCGCCGGACTATATTGCGCAACGGCCTACTGGGACTGTCGATCCTGCCGATGATGAGCGTATTATCCGCATGTGGCGAAGATGATGGCTCATCCGTTCCGACTGGCCCTTCGCCCGCGCCGACACCTACGCCGACGCCCGCCGTCAGCTACGCGATCAACTTCGCCTCCGTGCCCGCCAATCTGGATGACAAGGTTACTGTCCCGGCAGGTTATACGGTGGACGTGATGTTCTCCGCAGGCGACGTCGTTGAAGCAGGCGCTCCGGGATACAAGGGCGCATTCCAGCCTTCCAGCGAAACCGAAAAGCAGGCAGGCGGCAATCATGACGGCATGGAGTTCTTCGAACTTGCCGGTGTCGACGCCAACAACGGCGGCCTGCTGGCCATCAATCACGAAGTGGCCGATTACAACATCCTGTTCACCGGCGACTACAACGCCGCGACCGCGACGCCCGAACAAAAGGCGCTCGCGCTCTCCGGCGTCGGCGTTTCGGTGATCGAGATCGCCAAGGCGAGCGACGGCAAATGGGCCGTGAAGCAGGGCTCGAAATACAATAAGCGTTATACCGGCAACAGCACCTATCTGCCCTCCGGTCCTGCGGCGAGCCGGCTTTCCGCCAGCATCAAGGGCACTTTGAACAACTGCGCGAGCGGCCGCACGCCTTGGGGCACGTACCTGACATGCGAGGAAACGACCGACAACTATCTCGATCCCACGCAGCCAGCGAACAACTACGGCTGGGTGGTCGAGATCGATCCGTATCAGGAACTGGCGAAACCCACCAAGCGCACTGCCATGGGCCGGTTCGATCACGAGAACGTGGCGCACATGGTCGATTCCAACAATCGCGTCGCCTTCTACATGGGGCATGACGGGACGCCGGGTTGCATCTACAAGTTCGTGCCCAGCGCCGCGTTCTCGCGCAATAACCGTTCGGCAAACACGAACCTGCTGGATAACGGCACGCTGTATGTCGCGCGTTTCAACGCGGACGGAACAGGCGAGTGGCGGGCGCTGGTGCAGGGCAGCAATGGCCTGGTCTCTGGAGCGACCGATCCGGGCGATGTGAGCCAGGGACCGCAGACCCCCAGAATCGTTAACTTCGCCACGCAGGCCGACGTGCTGATCGACACCATCTCGGCCGCACGTGTGGCGGGCGGTACTGTGATGGATCGTCCCGAATGGATCACGGTCGCGCCCGACAACAGCTCGATCTATTGCACGCTCACCAACAACAGCAGCCGCCGAGTCGTTGATGCCGCCAATCCGCGCGTCACCAATCGCCATGGCCACATCATCCGCTGGAAAGAGGCGGGTAACTCGCCGCTCGCCACCACTTTTACTTGGGAACTGTTCGTGCTGGCGGGCGATCCTTCGCTGTCAAGCGGCGGCGATAATCTCGTCGGCGACATCAAGGGCGACACTTACTCCAGCCCCGACGGTATCCGCATCGATCCGCAGGGCCGCTTGTGGGTGCAGACCGACCACAGCATTCCGGGAACTTCCGGCGTCACCGGTAGAAGCATCGAGGATGTATTTGGCCACAATGCGATGTTCTACGTCGATCAGGTGACGAAGCAGAGCAAGCGCTTCCTGGTCGGACCTGAAGGCTGTGAAATCACCGGCATTGCCTATACGCCGGACCTCAAGAACTTCTTCATCAACATCCAGCATCCGACCAAGGCATGGCCGGTGGCAGGACAGCAGCCGCGTTCGTCCACCATCGTCGTACGCCGCACCGACGCACAGCCGGTCGGCAATTAACGGACAAGGCCTGCCCCGTCGTGACCGCGGCGGGGCAGGCTGCATCTAATGCGCGCTCTCACAGATCGTTACGCCTTCGTAAAATCTTAAGACCTCCTCGCCATGCTAGAAAGGTTGGCCTGACTATGCTGACATAATGGCGGCAAGAGGCAGGAGTTATGCCGCCTTCAGAAAGAGGGTGAAGACATGAGCGAAGGCATTGAAACGGATCGCAGATCCATGAACCGAAGAGCCACGGATCGTCGTCAGGACGCTGATCCCAATTATTCTGGCCCCGAACGCCGATCAGCGGATCGCCGGGCGAGTACCCGCCGCCAGTCCGACTAATCCGGGGCGCACCGACGCCCGCCGATTAGCCTACGCGTATGCGGTGCCCCGTTGGGGCGTCTTCCTGCACCAGCGCCAGTATCGCTTCGGCAACGGTTTCCGGTCCTTTGAGCGTGGCGGGATCTTCGCCCGGAAATGCCCTTGCGCGCATTGCCGTGCGCGTGGCACCGGGGTCCACGATATGCGTGCGGATGGCGGAGATGTTCTTCACTTCCTCGCCATAGGCATTGACGAGAACTTCCAGCGCCGCCTTTGAAGCGCCGTAAGCGCCCCAATAGGGCCGAACCGTCGTACCGACCGAGCTGGTTATGACGATCACGCGCGCGTCGCTGCTGGTGCGAAGGAGCGGATCGAAGGCCGCGATCAATGCCTGCTGCGCGCCCACGTTGAGCGTCAGCAGTTTGGCGAACTCCTTGGGATCAATCGCCTGCACCGCGGCGAGGCTTCCCAATGTCGCTGCGTTCAGCACCAGATAATCCAGCGCCCCCCAACGCTCGCTAACGGCCGCCGCCAGTCTTCCAATGCTTTCGCCGTCAGTAAGGTCGAGTGGCGCGATCGTGGCGCTGCCGCCTGCGTTGTGGATTTTATCCTCGACCTCTTCAAGTCCGCCGGTGGTGCGCGCCGTCAGCACGACATGCGCGCCTGCCTTGCCCAATGCCTCCGCCGTGGCCGCGCCAATGCCGCGACTTGCGCCAGTGACGACGGCTAGCTTTCCGGTGAGGGGCAGGGTGGTCATGATCTCTTCTCAACTAGGGGTCGAGCGATCGCAAGGACGCTCAACCAGTCATCGCATGGGGGATGATAGTGGTTAGACGACGCGCTCGGCAAGCAACTCGAACTGGTCGCGAACGGCGGCTTCGTCCTGATCCGTGAGTGTCGTCGGATAATCGCCCGTAAAGCAGGCGTCGCAATATTGGGGGCGGATGTCCGCGCGTTTAGCCTGACCCAATGCCTTGTAGAGGCCGTCGATCGACAGGAACGACAGGCTGTCGGCATGGATGAAATCCTGCATCCCCGGCACGTCCAGCTTATGCGCGAGCAGCTTCGTGCGCTCGGGCGTGTCGACGCCATAGTAACAGCTATGCTTCGTCGGCGGGCTGGCGATGCGCATATGGACTTCGGCGGCGCCGGCTTCGCGCATCATCTGCACGATCTTGAGGCTGGTGGTGCCGCGCACGATCGAGTCGTCGATGAGGACGATCCGCTTGCCCTGGATGAGCGCGCGATTGGCATTGTGCTTGAGCTTTACGCCAAGATGACGAACCTTATCGCTCGGCTGGATGAAGGTCCGGCCGACATAGTGCGAGCGGATGATACCCAACTCGAACGGAATGCCGGACTGCTGCGCGTAGCCGATGGCGGCAGGCACGCCGCTGTCGGGCACGGGGATGACATAGTCCGCGTCCACCGGGTTCTCGATGGCCAACTGCGCGCCGATCGCCTTGCGAACCGAATAGACGCTGCTGCCTTCGACAATCGAATCTGGGCGCGAGAAATAGACATGTTCGAAAATACAGGGCCGCGGCGACACTTCGCCAAAGGGCCGATGGCTGCGAATCTCGCCGCCATTAGTGACGATCACCAGTTCGCCCGGATCGATGGAGCGGACATATTCCGCCCCGACCACATCGAGCGCCACCGTCTCAGACGCGAAAATCGGGGAGTCGCCGAGCATGCCCATGACGAGGGGACGAATGCCGAGCGGGTCGCGGCAGGCGATCATGCCCTCCGGCGTCATGCAGATGAGGGAGTACGCGCCCTCGACCTGCTTCAACGCATCGATGAACTTGTCGAGCAAGGTCCGGTACGTCGATGTTGCGACCAGATGGATGATGACCTCGGTGTCCGACGTCGACTGGAAGATCGATCCGCGCCGCACCAGATCGCGACGGAGCTTAAACGCGTTGGAGATATTGCCGTTATGCGCAACGGCAAAGCCTCCCGACGCCAGATCGGCATAGAGCGGCTGCACATTGCGCAACGAGGTTTCGCCGCTGGTCGAGTATCGGACGTGACCACAGGCGGCCTCGCCAGGCAGTGCGCGAATCACTTCGTCCCGATCGAAATTTCCTGCCACATGGCCCATAGCCCGGTGCGTATGGAAATCGTGACCGTCCCAGCTGGTGATCCCGGCCGCTTCCTGGCCGCGATGCTGAAGTGCGTGGAGGCCAAGAGCGACAATCGCCGAAGCTGATTCTGCGCCGGAAATGCCGAATACGCCGCATTCCTCCCGCAACTTGTCGTCATCGAAGGGGTTCGTGGTAAGCATGTGCTGTTGGGTCCGCTGCCAAAGCGTGGAGCCCCATGGGGCATCGTCTGCCGCGCATATAGGGGCTCGAGTCCGATTTGTCGCCTCCTGTTACAACCTATGTCATAAAAAAGCGTTGGAGGTTCGTCGCAACGTCAAGGCCACTGGTCTTAACCCATGTGCGCAGCTAAAGACGCCGGGCATGCATGCTTTCGCCAATCCAGCCCGATTCCTGTCCATAGCGCGGCCGCTGACGCCCTGGCTGTTCTGGATCGGCATCGTCCTGCTTCTGGCGGGTTGCGCGTGCGGATTGTTCCTGACGCCTGCCGATTATCTTCAGGGTGAAACGGTGCGCATTCTCTATATCCACGTGCCCGCGGCGTGGCTCGGGATGGGCGGATGGAGCGGGATCGCGATCGCTGCCCTAATGCAACTCGTCTGGCGGCATCCGCTGGCGGCAATCGCCGGGCGCGCCATAGCAGTGCCCGGAGCGCTGTTCACCGCGATCTGCCTCATCACTGGCTCGATTTGGGGCCGCCCGACATGGGGCACTTGGTGGGAATGGGACGGGCGGATGACCTCGATGCTCGTGCTGCTCTTCCTGTACCTCGGCTATATCGCACTCGCCAACGCCAGCGCCGTGAACAACGGCGCGGGCGGCGTCAGCCGGGTAACGGCGATCTTCGGGCTGGTCGGGGCCGTCAACATCCCGATCATCAATCGCTCGGTCGTCTGGTGGAACAGCCTGCATCAGGGACCGAGCATCACTTTGACCGGATCGACGATCGACGGATCGATCCTGTGGCCACTCGGCTTCACGCTGATAGGTTTCACTTTGTGGTTCGCGGCCATCGTGCTGATGCGAATGCGAGCGATATTGGCGGAGACGAAAGTCGAAGCGCGGATGCAGCGGCTGGCGCGTGGTTGATTTCACGATGAACCCCTGGCCTTTCATTATCGCCGCCTACGCGCTGACCCTTGTCGGGGCTGCCGGATTGTCGGTGGCGAGCCTGCGCGCGATGATCGCTGCCGAGCGCCGCGCCGATGCGTTGAAGCGGGATCGCTGAAGGCGTGGCGACCATCATGAAAGCCAAACATCAGCGGCTGATCCTTGCTTTGGTCGCGCTCGCTGCGTTGATCGGGGCGGGTCTGCTTGCGGCTTCGGCGTTGCGCGACGAGGCGGCTTATTTCTACACGCCCCATGATGCGCTGACGAAGCATGTCGAGCCGGGTAAAGCCATTCGGCTGGGCGGTATGGTCGTCAAGGGTAGCTTGAAGCGTGCTGCCGATGGCGTAACGATCCAGTTCAACGTGACGGACAACAAGGCGACTGTACCCGCGACCTTCAGTGGGATCGCGCCCGACCTGTTCAAGGAAGGCAGCGGCGTGGTTGCCGAAGGCGCTTTCGATGCGCGTGGATCTTTTGTAGCGACCAACTTGCTCGCGAAACATGACGAGCGGTATATGCCGCGGGAACTGGACGGCATGAAATATGACGAGAAGTCGCACGAGTTGACGGCCAAGCCCGTTCCGGCGGCAAAGCCATGATCGCCGAGGCCGGTTTAGCCGCGCTCTGGCTCGCCGCTGCGCTGGCGTTCCTGCAACTGAGCCTCGTCTACTTCGGCCTCACGGACAAGGGCGACCTTCTTGCCGCCGTCCGGCCCGTCGCCGTGGTGCAGGGATTGTTGACGGCACTCTCCTTCCTGTTGCTCGTGACGCTTTTCCTGCGCTCGGACATGTCAGTGGCTCTGGTCGCGACGAACAGCCATTCGGCCAAGCCCTGGCTCTACAAATTTGCAGGCACATGGGGCAATCACGAAGGCTCCATGCTGTTGTGGGTGATGGTGATGGGAATCGCCGGCGCGGCGGTGGCGCTGTTCGAGCGGGCGCTGCGGCGCGATACGCATATGGCGACGCTGGGCGCGCAGGCGCTAATCAGCCTTGGGTTTTATGCGTTCCTGCTGTTCTCTTCGAATCCCTTCGCACGGATCAATCCGGCGCCGGCGGACGGGCAGGGGCTTAACCCGCTGCTGCAAGACCCAGGCCTCGCTTTCCATCCGCCCACGCTTTACCTGGGCTACGTTGGCCTGTCGGTGGCGTTCTCCTTTGCCGTGGGCGCGTTGATGACCCGCAATGTGGACGCCACGTTCGCGCGGGCAATGCGGCCATGGGTTCTGGCAGCGTGGATTTTGCTGACTCTGGGGATCACGGCGGGAAGTTACTGGGCCTATTATGAACTCGGCTGGGGCGGCTGGTGGTTCTGGGATCCGGTCGAGAATGCATCGCTGATGCCGTGGCTGGCGGCGACGGCGTTGCTGCACAGCGTCACCGTGCTTGCGACTCGCGACGCCTTGCGCGCGTGGACGATCATGCTGGCGGTGGTGGCATTCTCCATGTCGATGGTCGGCACTTTCCTCGTCCGCTCAGGCATTCTGACCAGCGTCCACGCCTTCGCTGTGGACCCGGAGCGGGGGACGTTCATTCTCGGACTGCTAGCGCTGTATATCGGCGGGGCGCTGGCGCTGTTCGGGCTTCGGATCGGTACGGTTCGGGAAGGCGCACAGTTCGAGTTGGTCAGCCGCGAGACGATGCTGGTCGTCAACAATCTGCTGCTCTCGGTAATATTGGGACTCGTCCTGATCGGTACGCTCTATCCTCTGATGACCGAAGCCTTCGGACATAAGGTGTCGGTGGGGCCGCCTTATTTCGACCGGATCGCTGGGCCGATTGCTCTGGCGCTCGTGATCGCGATGGCCGCCGGGCCGCTGACGCGTTGGCGCAAGGATCAGGCGCGTGCCGTGGCGCGGCGGCTGCTGCTTCCGGCCGTGGTGCTGCTTCTGGCGCTCTCCCTGGTGAGCGTGCTGGCGTGGGGGCGGATCGGCGTGTTGCCTTTCCTCGGCCTCGTCATTTCTGCCGGTGTCGCGGTCGGAAGCCTCGCGCCGTTGTGGAAGCGCAATCTGCGCCGCACGCCCCTTTTCACATTCGGCATGGTGGTAGCCCATCTGGGTTGCGCGGTGAGTCTGGCGGGCATGGCGGCGGATTCGGCCTTTACGGTCGAAAAACTGGTCGCGGCGCGGCCTGGGGATACGATCCAAACGGCAGGTTGGACCCTGCGGTTCGACGACATCAGGCCCATCGCGGGCGATAACTGGACGGCCCTGCAAGGCGACATGACAGTGTCGCGCGGCGGTGGCGCTGCCGTGGACATTCATCCGCAGGCGCGCTTCTTCACGACGCCGCCCACAAACACAACCGAGGCGGCGTTGCTTACGCGATGGGATGGACAACTCTACGTCGTCCTGGGTCAGGAGACGGAGGATGGCCGCTGGCAGGTGCGGATCTGGTGGAAGCCGTTCGTGACGCTGATCTGGCTGGGCGGCATCATGATTGCGTTCGGCGGGGCGCTTTCGCTCATCGGGCGGGAGCGGCGTGGGTGGCTCCAGAAGTTGCGGCGGCGTGAGGCAGTCGCGTGAGTCGCTGGGCGATCTGGCTGCCGCTGGGCTTGTTCCTGGCGTTCTTCGCCTTGTTCGCCAGCGGCTTGCTGAAGCCGGACGACCGGCTCATCACGTCGAAGATGATCGGGAAGCCGATCCCCCAATTCGCTCTTCCCGCAGCGGCGAGCGATCGACCGCCTTTGTCCAATGCTGATCTCGCAACGGGCAAGCCGCGCCTTCTCAATATCTTTGCAAGCTGGTGCGTGCCCTGTGCGGCGGAGTCCCCGCAATTGATGGCGCTGAAGCAGGCGGGGGCGGAGATCGACGCGGTCGCGATCCGCGATGCGCGGCCTGACGTTGACCGCTTCCTGAAACGCTGGGGCAATCCTTACACGCGCATCGGTCTGGACGCTCGCAGCAGCTTGCAGATTGCGATGGGATCATCGGGCGTTCCGGAGACGTTCGTGATCGACGGCAAAGGCACCATCGTCCACCAGCATATCGGCGACATCCGCGAAGAGGACGTGCCGTTGCTGTTGCAGAAGCTGGCGGAGGCGGGGCAATGAAAGCGGTTCTCGCTCTGCTGTTGATGCTGTTCGCGACGCCGCTGGCCGCGCAGTCTGCCTTGCCGCCTGCCCCTTATGCGGACCGCCAGCTGGATGACCCGCGTCAGGAGGCCAAAGCCCGCGACCTGATGCTGACGATCCGCTGTCTCACCTGCCAGAGCCAGTCCATCGCGGACAGCAATGCAAGCATGGCGAGCGACATGCGCTCGCAAATCCGGGAGCGCATTGCCGCTGGCGAGGACGCGGAGCATATCCGCGCGTGGCTGATCGATCGCTATGGCGATTGGGTGAGTTATGAGCCGACGGCCGCCCCGATCCTGTGGCCGCTGTGGGCCGCGCCTCTCATTCTGCTGGCGCTCGGCTTCTGGCTGATGCGCGGGCGCATCAGGCGGGGGAAGGGAGCGTCATGATTAGCTGGGTGATTGCCTTTTCGATAGCTGTGGTCAGCTTCGCCGCACTGGTAGGGCCGGGACGGGTGCCGCGCACCACATGGGAACTGCTCGGTGCGGCGATCTTGTGCGGCGTTGCGGGATATGCGTGGCAGGGGTCGCCCGGATTAGCCGGGGCGCCTCGCACCGTCACCGATCGGGCCGTGCCTTTCAATGAGGATCTGGCGGAGCAGCGTCGCGGCATGGCGGAGCGTTTCGGCAAGGCCGGACAATGGCTGATCCTGTCCGACGGCCTTGGTCGGCAGGGTAAGACGCAGGAGGCGGCGAATGTGCTCGTTGCCGCCGTGCGCCAGGAGCCCAAAGACCCGAACCTGTGGCTGGGGCTGGGCAATGCACTGGTCGCTCATGGCAGCGGGATAATCTCCCCCTCGGCGGAGTTTGCGTTCCGCCGTGCGATGGCGATAAACCCTCAGGCGCCCGCCGCACCCTATTTCTATGGATTGGCGCTGGCGCAGTCAGGGCAGCTTGATAGCGCGCGACAGATTTGGGGGCCACTTGCCGAGCGCCTGCCAAAAGGCAGCAAGTTGCGCGGCGAACTGGAACAAAATCTCGCCACGATCGATAGTCGTACGGGCGGTCAATGACATTCCTTCTCCACAGTGGCGCGTGTTGCACTGTATGACAGTGCGTGATAGGCGCGGCGCGCAGATCGGGCCGACGGCGTTGTGCCATCCCATGTGCCGGACACACATCATCATGACATTCACTGCATTGCTTCATGGCTGACACTGGGATCGATCCCCCGGCTGTGGGTGCCGACATGCCGACAGATGGCGCGCAAGATGTCGACGTGCATGAGGGTCATGGGCAGCAGGGCGCTACGGCCAAGCTGGTGGTGGGCGCGATCGGTATCGTGTTCGGGGACATCGGCACCAGCCCGCTTTACGCTTTCCGCGAGACATTTGCGGGGCACCACAAGCTGACGCTCGATCCAGATCACATCCTTGGCGCCATTAGCCTGATGTTCTGGTCTATGATGCTGGTCGTGACGCTGAAATATGTGTCGATCATCATGCGCGCCGACAACAAGGGCGAGGGAGGTAGCCTAGCTCTGCTCGCGCTTATTAGCGGGCAGACGAAGACCCGTCGCTGGTCCTCGGGCATCGTATTGCTGGGCGTTTTCGCTACGGCGCTGTTCTACGGCGATTCGATGATTACGCCTGCGGTTTCGGTGCTATCCGCCGTGGAGGGCTTGGCCGTTTACAATCATGCGCTAAGCCCCTTGATCCTGCCTGCGGCGGTCGTAATCCTGGTCGGACTGTTCTGGATTCAGAGCGCCGGGACCAATCGGGTTGCGACCATGTTCGGCCCGATCATGCTGCTATATTTTGCCGTAATCGCTACGCTAGGCGTACTCAGCATCTGGCAGACGCCGGGCATATTGGTTGCGTTCAACCCCTATTGGGCGCTGATGTTTTTCGTTACCGATCCCCTGCCTGCCTTCCTGGCGCTGGGATCGGTTGTGCTGGCGGTAACTGGGGCCGAGGCTCTTTATGCCGACATGGGACATTTCGGACGCAATCCTATTCGCATCTCATGGCTGTTCTTCGTCCTGCCTGCACTGATGCTTAATTATATGGGGCAGGGCGCGCTGCTGTTCCGGGAAGGGCATGATGCGCTCATTAGCCCCTTCTACAATCTAGCGCCGCAGTGGCTGCAACTTCCCCTTATCGGCATAGCGACATTGGCAGCGATCATTGCGTCGCAGGCGGTGATTTCGGGGGCATTTTCAGTGACGCAGCAGGCGATCCAACTCGGCTTCATGCCGCGCCTTCGGATAGCCCACACCAGCGCGTCGACCGCTGGACAAATCTACATCCCCATTATCAATTGGGGCCTGATGATTATGGTGATCCTGCTTGTGTTGAGCTTCCGCACATCGTCCAATCTGACGGCGGCTTACGGCATTGCGGTGACTGGAGCGATGTTCATC encodes:
- the recG gene encoding ATP-dependent DNA helicase RecG — protein: MRPDILNSLFAEISALKGVGAALAKPLERLGLARAVDVAFHLPVAWVDRLIVDELDMSQSGRIVGTVLTPVEYKAGGGTRAPFRVHATDARGNYVSLIYFGKNSGWPRKMLPLGEPKFVSGKLDLYGQELQMVHPDVLPVEEAASVPAQEPVYRLSEGLSNKRMRDLVGQALDRAPDLPEWVEPSLLDRRGWPKWREAFGEVHGKAEALKARERLAYDEIFAGQLALMLVRGASRRRRGVPIQGDHQLRNQLKLPFAPTGAQQRSMNEIEGDMAQATPMLRLLQGDVGSGKTLVALMALLNAVEAGMQGAMLAPTEILARQHFATLQKMLTGLPVNVAILTGREKGRARESTLMGLADGSIHILVGTHAIFQEAVQYKALALAVIDEQHRFGVAQRMMLSAKAERTPHLLVMTATPIPRTLTLTYYGEMDVSRLDEMPPGRQPIETRVVSAERVDEVVEALGRHIAAGGQAYWVCPLVEESEVSDQTAAEVRAETLRMRFGDAIAMVHGRMKGPEKDAVMDAFSRNLTKVLVATTVIEVGVDVPNATLMIIEGADRFGLAQLHQLRGRVGRGDKASVCLLLRGNALSETSRARLALMRETNDGFRIAEEDLRLRGAGELLGTRQSGEAQLRLATPEHLADLIDSARDDARLLIERDGGLDSPRGQAARTCLYLFERDAAIGLLRSG
- a CDS encoding PhoX family protein is translated as MSYITDEARAASRAALPTIDMGDQTLEAIVAANPARRTILRNGLLGLSILPMMSVLSACGEDDGSSVPTGPSPAPTPTPTPAVSYAINFASVPANLDDKVTVPAGYTVDVMFSAGDVVEAGAPGYKGAFQPSSETEKQAGGNHDGMEFFELAGVDANNGGLLAINHEVADYNILFTGDYNAATATPEQKALALSGVGVSVIEIAKASDGKWAVKQGSKYNKRYTGNSTYLPSGPAASRLSASIKGTLNNCASGRTPWGTYLTCEETTDNYLDPTQPANNYGWVVEIDPYQELAKPTKRTAMGRFDHENVAHMVDSNNRVAFYMGHDGTPGCIYKFVPSAAFSRNNRSANTNLLDNGTLYVARFNADGTGEWRALVQGSNGLVSGATDPGDVSQGPQTPRIVNFATQADVLIDTISAARVAGGTVMDRPEWITVAPDNSSIYCTLTNNSSRRVVDAANPRVTNRHGHIIRWKEAGNSPLATTFTWELFVLAGDPSLSSGGDNLVGDIKGDTYSSPDGIRIDPQGRLWVQTDHSIPGTSGVTGRSIEDVFGHNAMFYVDQVTKQSKRFLVGPEGCEITGIAYTPDLKNFFINIQHPTKAWPVAGQQPRSSTIVVRRTDAQPVGN
- a CDS encoding SDR family NAD(P)-dependent oxidoreductase, which produces MTTLPLTGKLAVVTGASRGIGAATAEALGKAGAHVVLTARTTGGLEEVEDKIHNAGGSATIAPLDLTDGESIGRLAAAVSERWGALDYLVLNAATLGSLAAVQAIDPKEFAKLLTLNVGAQQALIAAFDPLLRTSSDARVIVITSSVGTTVRPYWGAYGASKAALEVLVNAYGEEVKNISAIRTHIVDPGATRTAMRARAFPGEDPATLKGPETVAEAILALVQEDAPTGHRIRVG
- the purF gene encoding amidophosphoribosyltransferase, encoding MLTTNPFDDDKLREECGVFGISGAESASAIVALGLHALQHRGQEAAGITSWDGHDFHTHRAMGHVAGNFDRDEVIRALPGEAACGHVRYSTSGETSLRNVQPLYADLASGGFAVAHNGNISNAFKLRRDLVRRGSIFQSTSDTEVIIHLVATSTYRTLLDKFIDALKQVEGAYSLICMTPEGMIACRDPLGIRPLVMGMLGDSPIFASETVALDVVGAEYVRSIDPGELVIVTNGGEIRSHRPFGEVSPRPCIFEHVYFSRPDSIVEGSSVYSVRKAIGAQLAIENPVDADYVIPVPDSGVPAAIGYAQQSGIPFELGIIRSHYVGRTFIQPSDKVRHLGVKLKHNANRALIQGKRIVLIDDSIVRGTTSLKIVQMMREAGAAEVHMRIASPPTKHSCYYGVDTPERTKLLAHKLDVPGMQDFIHADSLSFLSIDGLYKALGQAKRADIRPQYCDACFTGDYPTTLTDQDEAAVRDQFELLAERVV
- the ccmC gene encoding heme ABC transporter permease CcmC — translated: MHAFANPARFLSIARPLTPWLFWIGIVLLLAGCACGLFLTPADYLQGETVRILYIHVPAAWLGMGGWSGIAIAALMQLVWRHPLAAIAGRAIAVPGALFTAICLITGSIWGRPTWGTWWEWDGRMTSMLVLLFLYLGYIALANASAVNNGAGGVSRVTAIFGLVGAVNIPIINRSVVWWNSLHQGPSITLTGSTIDGSILWPLGFTLIGFTLWFAAIVLMRMRAILAETKVEARMQRLARG
- the ccmE gene encoding cytochrome c maturation protein CcmE is translated as MKAKHQRLILALVALAALIGAGLLAASALRDEAAYFYTPHDALTKHVEPGKAIRLGGMVVKGSLKRAADGVTIQFNVTDNKATVPATFSGIAPDLFKEGSGVVAEGAFDARGSFVATNLLAKHDERYMPRELDGMKYDEKSHELTAKPVPAAKP
- a CDS encoding heme lyase CcmF/NrfE family subunit; this translates as MIAEAGLAALWLAAALAFLQLSLVYFGLTDKGDLLAAVRPVAVVQGLLTALSFLLLVTLFLRSDMSVALVATNSHSAKPWLYKFAGTWGNHEGSMLLWVMVMGIAGAAVALFERALRRDTHMATLGAQALISLGFYAFLLFSSNPFARINPAPADGQGLNPLLQDPGLAFHPPTLYLGYVGLSVAFSFAVGALMTRNVDATFARAMRPWVLAAWILLTLGITAGSYWAYYELGWGGWWFWDPVENASLMPWLAATALLHSVTVLATRDALRAWTIMLAVVAFSMSMVGTFLVRSGILTSVHAFAVDPERGTFILGLLALYIGGALALFGLRIGTVREGAQFELVSRETMLVVNNLLLSVILGLVLIGTLYPLMTEAFGHKVSVGPPYFDRIAGPIALALVIAMAAGPLTRWRKDQARAVARRLLLPAVVLLLALSLVSVLAWGRIGVLPFLGLVISAGVAVGSLAPLWKRNLRRTPLFTFGMVVAHLGCAVSLAGMAADSAFTVEKLVAARPGDTIQTAGWTLRFDDIRPIAGDNWTALQGDMTVSRGGGAAVDIHPQARFFTTPPTNTTEAALLTRWDGQLYVVLGQETEDGRWQVRIWWKPFVTLIWLGGIMIAFGGALSLIGRERRGWLQKLRRREAVA
- a CDS encoding DsbE family thiol:disulfide interchange protein; translation: MSRWAIWLPLGLFLAFFALFASGLLKPDDRLITSKMIGKPIPQFALPAAASDRPPLSNADLATGKPRLLNIFASWCVPCAAESPQLMALKQAGAEIDAVAIRDARPDVDRFLKRWGNPYTRIGLDARSSLQIAMGSSGVPETFVIDGKGTIVHQHIGDIREEDVPLLLQKLAEAGQ